The following are encoded together in the Verrucomicrobiota bacterium genome:
- a CDS encoding ABC transporter ATP-binding protein: MSEALRAINLSKRFDTVTAVDGVCFGVNYGEVVGLLGPNGAGKTTTLRMLAGILTPTSGQVLVQGCDLQSNPLAAKQRMGFLSGDTQLYQRLTPREVLEYFGRLYGLDEVRLARRIAQVCEELEMSAFADRPCRTLSSGQKQRANIARAFLHEPEVLILDEPTSALDVISGQFIIAAIRRQRAAGRAILFSTHIMGEAEYLCDRICLIHEGRIADQGRLDEILAHSGCTNLTDAFLWHAHNAASTGASPAKP, translated from the coding sequence ATGTCCGAAGCTTTGCGCGCCATCAATTTGAGCAAACGTTTTGACACCGTCACGGCGGTGGACGGCGTTTGCTTTGGCGTGAACTACGGTGAGGTGGTGGGCTTGCTGGGACCCAACGGCGCGGGCAAAACCACCACCTTGCGCATGTTGGCCGGCATTCTCACTCCCACGTCCGGTCAGGTGCTGGTCCAAGGTTGCGACCTGCAGTCCAACCCGCTGGCGGCCAAACAGCGCATGGGCTTCCTTTCCGGCGACACCCAGCTTTACCAACGATTAACGCCGCGCGAGGTGCTGGAATATTTTGGCCGCCTGTACGGGCTGGATGAAGTTCGGCTGGCTCGACGCATTGCTCAGGTATGCGAAGAACTTGAAATGTCCGCGTTTGCCGACCGCCCCTGCCGCACCCTTTCCTCCGGCCAAAAACAACGTGCCAACATCGCGCGGGCTTTTCTCCACGAGCCCGAGGTGCTGATTCTGGACGAACCCACCTCCGCGCTGGATGTCATCAGCGGTCAATTTATCATTGCTGCCATCCGTCGGCAGCGGGCGGCCGGACGGGCAATCCTGTTCTCCACGCATATCATGGGCGAGGCGGAGTATTTGTGCGACCGCATCTGCCTGATTCACGAGGGCCGGATCGCGGACCAAGGGCGGCTCGATGAAATCCTGGCGCACTCCGGCTGCACCAACCTGACCGATGCCTTCCTGTGGCACGCGCACAACGCCGCCTCGACAGGCGCATCGCCCGCGAAACCTTGA
- a CDS encoding beta-galactosidase yields MKAHALLGGLFTLALAMSANADVSAREPTNGYRVILWTADAAFKDPARIPLLMQRLRELGVNTGMVHHDAAQARNWTNHGFPYYVENIINRGLCLKWNSKVRDWDKFVTTWKVPRDEAGMIRDYCLDDPTWQQWACGEMQQVVRQHVQNQPVLYDIRDELSVTISANPFDYDFSPMALQRFREWLKTQYPDLGSLNREWDTQFSSWDAVKPFTTDQIKNRMASGMALPRGQPDWQAVQRLKFDVATAGREPMRWNLAPWCDFRTYMDISLARALDQIRGAAHSIDLRTPVGIEGTQMPSAFGGYDLWRLSQALDWVEPYDVGNAREIFASFLPGKPILTTVFENETKPARRRLWHLLLQGDTGCIVWWSEDCLAWNLPDLPLTPKARALAPVLKEMTSPLAALFRRAQREYDPIAIHYSQASIQVDWLLESTVDGSTWLRRFSSYEARHNRQARVRNAWLKLFQDLGFSPRFVSYAEVERGRLLADGYRAFIMPDSLALSDREAQAINAFSASQGESLDRFIFADGSPGAFDQHGKLRAQPALKLPALKMSNSDQGFFSSNSRTGEARHWDGDISGYALSRLSPTPDLVWPIALEELLAPLPREIRVPMESRTRIYRFRLGNARLVAFERNIDYHMSEDLKQTGGNEALEKPAEVAVRLAAPAHVYDLASRRYLGRTDHWTMTVDPWQPALYALLPEAVEPATIMEYLK; encoded by the coding sequence ATGAAAGCACATGCGTTGCTTGGCGGTCTTTTCACCCTGGCGCTGGCTATGTCCGCGAACGCGGACGTCTCCGCTCGCGAACCTACCAACGGTTATCGCGTCATTCTTTGGACCGCAGACGCCGCGTTCAAAGACCCGGCCCGCATTCCGTTACTCATGCAGCGCTTGCGCGAACTCGGCGTGAACACCGGCATGGTGCATCACGACGCGGCCCAAGCCCGGAATTGGACCAACCATGGGTTTCCCTATTACGTCGAGAATATCATCAACCGCGGGCTTTGCCTCAAATGGAATTCCAAGGTTCGTGATTGGGATAAATTTGTCACGACGTGGAAAGTCCCGCGCGACGAAGCCGGGATGATTCGCGATTACTGCCTGGACGATCCCACGTGGCAACAATGGGCGTGCGGGGAAATGCAGCAGGTCGTGCGCCAGCATGTCCAGAACCAACCGGTGCTCTATGACATCCGCGATGAATTATCCGTAACCATTTCCGCCAACCCGTTCGATTACGATTTTAGTCCGATGGCTTTGCAACGGTTCCGGGAATGGCTCAAGACGCAATACCCGGATTTGGGGTCCTTGAACCGAGAGTGGGATACCCAGTTTTCCTCCTGGGACGCGGTGAAGCCTTTTACCACGGACCAAATCAAGAACCGCATGGCCAGTGGTATGGCGTTGCCACGCGGCCAGCCGGATTGGCAGGCGGTGCAGCGCCTGAAGTTTGACGTCGCCACCGCAGGGCGCGAACCCATGCGCTGGAATTTGGCGCCCTGGTGCGATTTCCGCACCTATATGGATATTTCCCTGGCGCGGGCGCTCGATCAGATACGCGGCGCAGCACATTCAATCGATCTTCGAACTCCGGTAGGCATCGAGGGCACCCAAATGCCCAGTGCCTTTGGCGGTTATGACTTGTGGCGGTTGTCACAGGCGCTCGATTGGGTGGAGCCGTATGACGTCGGGAATGCCAGGGAAATCTTCGCCTCGTTTCTGCCGGGAAAACCCATCCTGACCACCGTCTTTGAAAACGAGACCAAGCCCGCCCGTCGCCGCTTGTGGCACCTGCTGCTGCAAGGCGACACCGGCTGCATTGTTTGGTGGAGCGAGGATTGCCTGGCCTGGAACCTGCCGGATTTGCCGCTCACCCCCAAGGCCAGGGCGCTCGCGCCCGTGCTCAAGGAAATGACCTCGCCGCTGGCCGCTTTGTTCCGGCGGGCGCAACGCGAATATGACCCCATCGCCATTCACTACTCGCAAGCCAGCATCCAGGTGGATTGGCTGCTGGAATCCACCGTGGATGGTTCCACCTGGCTGCGCCGTTTTTCCAGTTACGAGGCCCGGCATAATCGCCAGGCCCGGGTGCGGAATGCCTGGCTCAAGCTGTTCCAGGATTTGGGATTCAGCCCGCGCTTTGTTTCGTATGCGGAAGTTGAGCGGGGCCGGCTGCTGGCCGACGGTTATCGCGCCTTCATCATGCCAGACTCGCTGGCACTCTCGGATCGCGAGGCCCAAGCCATCAACGCATTCTCGGCTTCTCAGGGTGAAAGCCTGGACCGTTTTATTTTTGCAGACGGTTCACCCGGTGCCTTTGATCAGCACGGCAAACTCCGCGCGCAACCCGCCCTCAAACTGCCGGCTTTGAAGATGTCCAATTCCGATCAAGGTTTCTTCAGCAGTAATTCACGCACTGGCGAGGCACGGCATTGGGACGGCGATATTTCCGGCTATGCGTTGAGCCGGCTTTCGCCCACCCCCGATCTCGTCTGGCCAATTGCGCTGGAGGAGCTACTGGCTCCCCTGCCCCGGGAGATTCGCGTGCCAATGGAAAGCCGCACCCGGATTTACCGTTTCCGCCTGGGCAATGCCCGGCTGGTTGCCTTCGAGCGCAATATTGATTACCACATGAGCGAAGATTTGAAGCAGACCGGCGGCAACGAGGCATTGGAAAAACCTGCCGAGGTGGCGGTCCGCCTGGCAGCCCCGGCGCATGTCTATGATCTCGCCAGCCGGCGTTACCTCGGACGCACCGATCATTGGACCATGACGGTGGATCCCTGGCAGCCCGCCTTATACGCCCTATTACCGGAAGCGGTGGAGCCAGCGACGATCATGGAATATCTTAAGTGA
- a CDS encoding RICIN domain-containing protein, producing the protein MNIHELGHFGFHRVIGFIAALMASAGTGHCLAEDWGAYAIVPVSAPAMVLETGGATPAEGTVVTIGKPAGSPNQKWVITPQDGQWVTIHPAASSALVIAVQKGGTKNGSAIVLEQESGQPWQRWTLTKHENGSYTLTPKHAPGMGLDDFGGKQTPGAQIDLWTNTGNDPHLQWMIKPLAGSAVPPSANEAAGTKYEPPVIKPEDVLPGVTKQFTFTQSAIFPGTVRDVTVFIPAQYDGSKPACVYLKTDGYNPREKTLLETAIATREMPVTIGVFVRPGEVPSPVKGTLGRRNRDFEYDGVSDNKVRFLIEELLPQVAKEFNLKLSTDGNDRCMVGGSSGGIAAFTAAWHRPEAFSRVYAASGSWVAFRGGHEFPTMVRKFEARPIRAYLTTATHDMENCAGDWFLLDQEMDKALKFSGYDYQFRIIDGRHVAGYGEHWQEAMAYLWKNWPERVKAGPSAPRAQEILIPGEDWQPVAEGFKSTRGPAGNANGEVFFADTSNNKIHRIGLDDKISVFVEDAAQAHCVTVGADGTLFTISEKSGQLMRYDTAGKGSVVLDGIPGHSILARPDGSLYVTANGDKPNSPGTMWLIKDGKKTQVDSGIKFATGMAYRPDQWLLSVAEGHSKWVYSYQINAEGTLINKERFFHLYVADWDDDAGAECVCYSLEGRQFIATRSGVQISADDGPTQVILPVPDRSRVTGVAIGGKDKDTLYALCGNKVWKRKIRQHAMGAFTPWTKVSGTKL; encoded by the coding sequence ATGAATATTCATGAACTTGGACATTTTGGATTTCACCGGGTCATTGGCTTCATCGCAGCGCTCATGGCCAGCGCGGGGACCGGTCACTGCCTGGCCGAGGATTGGGGCGCTTATGCCATCGTGCCGGTCAGTGCGCCGGCGATGGTGCTGGAAACTGGCGGAGCAACGCCTGCCGAAGGGACGGTGGTAACCATCGGCAAACCGGCCGGGAGCCCCAACCAGAAGTGGGTGATTACCCCCCAGGATGGCCAGTGGGTGACGATTCATCCAGCCGCCAGTTCAGCGCTGGTGATCGCGGTGCAAAAGGGCGGAACGAAGAACGGCTCCGCCATCGTGCTCGAACAGGAAAGTGGCCAGCCCTGGCAACGGTGGACGCTGACGAAACACGAGAACGGCAGTTACACACTAACCCCGAAACATGCCCCCGGCATGGGCCTGGATGATTTCGGCGGCAAGCAGACCCCCGGGGCACAGATTGATTTATGGACGAACACCGGCAATGACCCACACCTCCAATGGATGATCAAACCGCTCGCGGGCAGCGCCGTCCCCCCGTCGGCGAATGAGGCTGCCGGCACGAAATACGAGCCGCCAGTGATCAAGCCGGAGGACGTGCTGCCCGGCGTGACGAAGCAGTTCACCTTCACCCAGAGCGCGATTTTTCCCGGTACCGTGCGCGACGTCACCGTCTTCATCCCGGCGCAGTATGATGGCTCCAAGCCGGCGTGCGTGTACCTCAAAACCGATGGGTATAACCCGCGGGAAAAAACACTGCTGGAGACGGCGATAGCCACCCGGGAGATGCCTGTGACCATCGGCGTATTCGTCCGGCCAGGCGAGGTGCCTTCGCCAGTGAAGGGGACCCTCGGGCGGCGTAATCGCGACTTTGAGTACGACGGGGTGAGCGACAACAAGGTGCGCTTCCTCATCGAGGAATTGCTGCCGCAGGTGGCCAAGGAGTTCAATTTGAAGCTCTCTACCGATGGCAACGACCGTTGCATGGTCGGCGGAAGCAGCGGCGGCATCGCGGCGTTCACCGCCGCCTGGCATCGTCCGGAGGCCTTCAGCCGCGTGTATGCGGCGAGCGGAAGCTGGGTGGCATTCCGCGGCGGGCATGAATTCCCCACCATGGTTCGCAAATTCGAGGCCCGGCCCATTCGCGCATATCTGACGACCGCCACCCACGACATGGAAAATTGCGCGGGCGACTGGTTTCTGCTCGACCAGGAAATGGACAAGGCGCTGAAGTTCTCAGGCTATGACTACCAATTCCGCATCATTGATGGGCGCCATGTCGCGGGCTATGGCGAGCATTGGCAGGAAGCCATGGCGTACCTGTGGAAGAACTGGCCCGAGCGCGTGAAAGCAGGCCCGAGCGCGCCGCGCGCCCAGGAAATCCTGATCCCTGGCGAAGACTGGCAGCCTGTGGCCGAGGGTTTCAAAAGCACCCGCGGCCCGGCTGGCAACGCCAATGGCGAGGTGTTCTTTGCCGATACCTCGAACAATAAGATCCACCGTATCGGGCTGGATGACAAAATCAGCGTCTTTGTCGAAGACGCCGCCCAAGCCCACTGTGTCACCGTCGGCGCGGACGGCACGCTTTTCACCATCTCAGAAAAGTCCGGCCAACTCATGCGCTACGACACCGCGGGCAAAGGCAGCGTGGTCCTGGACGGCATCCCAGGACACTCCATTCTCGCCCGTCCGGATGGCAGCCTTTACGTCACGGCGAACGGAGACAAGCCCAACTCGCCCGGCACGATGTGGTTGATCAAGGACGGCAAGAAGACGCAGGTGGATAGCGGCATTAAGTTCGCCACGGGCATGGCGTATCGGCCCGATCAATGGCTGCTGTCCGTTGCCGAGGGTCATTCCAAGTGGGTGTACAGCTATCAGATCAACGCCGAGGGCACACTCATCAACAAGGAACGCTTCTTCCATCTCTATGTGGCCGACTGGGACGACGATGCCGGGGCGGAATGCGTGTGCTACTCGCTGGAAGGCCGCCAATTCATCGCCACGCGCAGCGGCGTCCAGATCAGCGCTGACGACGGCCCGACGCAGGTCATCCTGCCCGTGCCCGACCGCAGCCGCGTGACCGGCGTGGCGATTGGCGGCAAGGACAAGGATACGCTCTACGCCCTTTGCGGGAACAAGGTGTGGAAACGCAAGATCCGGCAGCATGCAATGGGTGCCTTTACGCCGTGGACGAAAGTCAGCGGGACGAAACTCTAG
- a CDS encoding SUMF1/EgtB/PvdO family nonheme iron enzyme, translating into MQIPDCKSQIAVKEGNGTPKDESTELKGVYPWGTQWPPPKGAGNYDPSLKVDEYEYTSPVGSFKANQFGLSDMGGNVWQWCEDFFDGQRGSRVLRGGSWRDKDSRRLLSSGRDFDAHGGRDNFSGFRLVVTVGAAPYNALETSHAIPPPFAGNRTCRENTTDCGEGNQVHTQIIVLPENILVMVLQFLKKNFPVSLKPKIRTGFVLGLS; encoded by the coding sequence TTGCAGATTCCAGATTGCAAATCTCAAATAGCGGTTAAAGAAGGGAACGGCACGCCTAAAGACGAGAGCACGGAACTCAAAGGCGTCTATCCATGGGGGACGCAATGGCCGCCGCCGAAGGGGGCGGGGAATTATGATCCATCGTTAAAGGTGGATGAATATGAATACACTTCGCCGGTAGGGAGCTTTAAAGCCAATCAATTTGGGTTGTCTGATATGGGCGGGAATGTCTGGCAGTGGTGCGAAGACTTTTTTGATGGGCAACGTGGCTCCCGGGTTTTGCGGGGTGGGTCGTGGCGCGACAAAGATTCCAGGCGTCTGCTGTCGTCTGGCCGTGACTTCGATGCGCACGGCGGGCGGGACAACTTCAGCGGGTTTCGGTTGGTGGTGACGGTTGGGGCTGCCCCCTACAACGCTCTGGAAACCAGTCACGCAATTCCACCGCCGTTCGCGGGTAATCGGACATGCAGGGAAAACACTACCGATTGTGGTGAAGGGAATCAAGTGCATACCCAGATAATTGTATTGCCAGAAAATATTCTTGTCATGGTTTTGCAGTTTTTAAAAAAAAATTTTCCAGTGTCCCTAAAACCCAAAATCCGTACTGGTTTTGTACTAGGTTTATCCTAG